A region of Nocardioides sp. JS614 DNA encodes the following proteins:
- the pstA gene encoding phosphate ABC transporter permease PstA, whose translation MVDLQTAPPVGPRQSMPLTGATLPRLAPALATVIAGGVGALAALIGGFGWVAAIFVAWLVLVVGLPLWSRAVEGGRKARDRVATLLVWSAFGLAMIPLVSLVWTVVSKGIGILSGQFLTYSMRGVLGEGGGIYHAIMGTLVITAFATLISVPIGVLTAVYLVEYGKTSKLARVITFLVDVMTGIPSIVAGLFAYALFALFFGPGVRMGFGGAVALSVLMVPIVVRAAEEMLKLVPDELREASYALGVPKWRTITKVVLPTAVSGIVTGVTLAVARVAGETAPLLVIAGLTTSTNLDPFSDRMATLPVFIFYSITEPGLYVDEMTDYAWGAALVLVAIVMFLNVVARVVGGFFAPKTGR comes from the coding sequence ATGGTCGACCTGCAGACCGCGCCGCCCGTGGGCCCGCGCCAGTCGATGCCGTTGACCGGCGCCACCCTGCCTCGTCTCGCGCCCGCGCTCGCGACCGTGATCGCCGGTGGCGTCGGCGCCCTGGCCGCCCTGATCGGCGGGTTCGGCTGGGTGGCGGCGATCTTCGTGGCCTGGCTGGTCCTGGTCGTCGGCCTGCCGCTGTGGTCGCGTGCCGTCGAGGGCGGCCGCAAGGCCCGCGACCGGGTCGCGACGCTGCTCGTCTGGTCGGCGTTCGGGCTGGCGATGATCCCGCTGGTCTCCCTGGTGTGGACGGTGGTCAGCAAGGGCATCGGCATCCTGTCCGGCCAGTTCCTGACCTACTCGATGCGCGGCGTCCTCGGCGAGGGCGGCGGCATCTACCACGCGATCATGGGCACCCTGGTGATCACCGCGTTCGCGACCCTGATCTCGGTGCCGATCGGCGTGCTCACCGCGGTGTACCTGGTCGAGTACGGCAAGACCTCGAAGCTGGCGCGGGTGATCACGTTCCTCGTCGACGTGATGACCGGCATCCCCTCGATCGTCGCCGGCCTGTTCGCGTACGCGCTGTTCGCGCTGTTCTTCGGACCCGGCGTCCGGATGGGCTTCGGCGGGGCCGTCGCGCTCTCGGTGCTGATGGTGCCGATCGTGGTGCGGGCCGCCGAGGAGATGCTCAAGCTGGTGCCCGACGAGCTGCGGGAGGCGTCGTACGCCCTGGGTGTGCCGAAGTGGCGCACGATCACCAAGGTGGTGCTCCCCACAGCGGTCTCCGGCATCGTCACCGGTGTGACGCTCGCGGTGGCGCGGGTGGCCGGCGAGACCGCGCCGCTGCTGGTCATCGCGGGCCTGACGACTAGCACGAACCTCGACCCGTTCAGCGACCGGATGGCAACGCTGCCGGTGTTCATCTTCTACTCGATCACCGAGCCCGGCCTGTACGTCGACGAGATGACCGACTACGCCTGGGGCGCCGCCCTCGTGCTGGTCGCGATCGTCATGTTCCTGAACGTCGTCGCCCGCGTCGTCGGCGGCTTCTTCGCCCCCAAG